The following coding sequences are from one Vicugna pacos chromosome 19, VicPac4, whole genome shotgun sequence window:
- the ENTPD6 gene encoding ectonucleoside triphosphate diphosphohydrolase 6 isoform X1 yields MRKIPNNGNLRVPRVAYPLGLLACLFIYIAYIKWHWASATQAFLSITEAAAGARRGQQAHSPPGAAARAHEVFYGIMFDAGSTGTRVHIFQFTRPHGETPTLTRETFRALTPGLSAYADDVEKSAPGIQELLGVAKRDIPSGLWQATPLVLRATAGLRLLPGEKAQKLLQKVKEVFEASPFLVGTDCVSIMNGTDEGVSAWITVNFLTGGLRAPGRGSVGTLDLGGGSTQITFLPRVEGTLQTSPPGYLTSLQMFNRTYKLYSYSYLGLGLMSARLAVLGGKEGKPAEDGEELVSPCLSPGFRGEWSHAEITYRVSGQKAGAPAEARRPNRPPKGRAWVAVGSEQTAGPAVGPAALRARVPAGNLYQLCAARVSEILRDKVHRTEEAKDVDFYAFSYYYDLAANVGLIDAEKGGSLVVADFEIAAKYVCRTAEAQPPHNPFLCLDLTYVSLLLREFGFPRDKELKLTQKIDNVETSWALGATFHYIDSLSRWKSPTS; encoded by the exons ATGAGAAAAATACCGAATAATGGGAACCTGAGGGTGCCGAGGGTGGCGTACCCGCTGGGGCTGCTCGCGTGCCTGTTCATCTACATCGCCTACATCAAGTGGCACTGGGCCTCGGCCACCCAGGCCTTCCTCAGCATCACCGAGGCAGCGGCGGGGGCACGGCGGGGCCAGCAGGCCCACAGCCCCCCGGGGGCAGCCGCGCGCGCGCACGAGGTCTTCTACGGCATCATGTTCGACGCGGGCAGCACCGGCACCCGTGTGCACATCTTCCAGTTCACGCGGCCGCACGGAG AAACTCCCACCTTGACCCGTGAAACCTTCAGAGCACTGACGCCAGGGCTTTCTGCTTACGCTGATGACGTTGAAAAG AGCGCCCCGGGGATCCAGGAGCTGCTGGGCGTGGCCAAGCGGGACATCCCCTCCGGCCTCTGGCAGGCCACACCCCTGGTCCTCAGGGCCACAGCTGGGCTGCGTCTGCTGCCAGGAGAAAAGGCTCAGAAGCTGCTGCAGAAG gtTAAAGAAGTGTTCGAGGCATCGCCGTTCCTCGTGGGCACCGACTGTGTTTCCATCATGAACGGCACGGACGAAG GCGTTTCGGCCTGGATCACAGTCAACTTCCTCACAG GCGGTCTCAGAGCCCCCGGGAGGGGCAGCGTGGGCACGCTGGACCTGGGCGGAGGGTCCACTCAGATCACCTTCCTCCCGAGAGTCGAG GGCACCCTCCAGACCTCCCCGCCCGGCTACCTGACGTCCCTGCAAATGTTCAACAGGACCTACAAGCTCTATTCCTACAG CTACCTGGGCCTCGGCCTGATGTCGGCGCGGCTGGCGGTCCTGGGCGGCAAGGAGGGGAAGCCTG CTGAGGATGGAGAGGAGTTGGTCAGCCCTTGTCTGTCTCCGGGTTTCAGAGGAGAGTGGTCACACGCCGAGATAACCTACAGGGTCTCAGGACAGAAGGCAG GTGCCCCTGCAGAGGCCCGACGTCCTAACCGGCCTCCGAAAGGAAGGGCCTGGGTGGCCGTTGGCTCCGAGCAGACAGCAGGTCCGGCTGTGGGCCCAGCTGCCCTGCGAGCCCGCGTCCCAG CGGGGAACCTCTATCAGCTGTGTGCCGCCCGAGTGTCCGAAATCCTTCGAGACAAAGTGCACAGGACGGAGGAAGCGAAGGACGTGGACTTCTATGCCTTTTCCTACTATTACGATCTCGCAGCAAACGTCGGCCTCATAG ACGCAGAGAAGGGGGGCAGCCTGGTCGTCGCAGATTTTGAGATTGCAGCCAAGTACG TGTGCCGGACGGCGGAGGCCCAGCCTCCCCACAACCCCTTCCTGTGCCTGGACCTCACCTACGTCAGCCTCCTGCTGCGGGAGTTCGGCTTCCCGAGGGACAAGGAGCTGAAG TTGACCCAGAAGATTGATAACGTTGAGaccagctgggccctgggggcCACCTTCCATTACATCGACTCCCTGAGCAGATGGAAGAGCCCAACTTCATAG
- the ENTPD6 gene encoding ectonucleoside triphosphate diphosphohydrolase 6 isoform X2, which produces MRKIPNNGNLRVPRVAYPLGLLACLFIYIAYIKWHWASATQAFLSITEAAAGARRGQQAHSPPGAAARAHEVFYGIMFDAGSTGTRVHIFQFTRPHGETPTLTRETFRALTPGLSAYADDVEKSAPGIQELLGVAKRDIPSGLWQATPLVLRATAGLRLLPGEKAQKLLQKVKEVFEASPFLVGTDCVSIMNGTDEGVSAWITVNFLTGGLRAPGRGSVGTLDLGGGSTQITFLPRVEGTLQTSPPGYLTSLQMFNRTYKLYSYSYLGLGLMSARLAVLGGKEGKPAEDGEELVSPCLSPGFRGEWSHAEITYRVSGQKAAGNLYQLCAARVSEILRDKVHRTEEAKDVDFYAFSYYYDLAANVGLIDAEKGGSLVVADFEIAAKYVCRTAEAQPPHNPFLCLDLTYVSLLLREFGFPRDKELKLTQKIDNVETSWALGATFHYIDSLSRWKSPTS; this is translated from the exons ATGAGAAAAATACCGAATAATGGGAACCTGAGGGTGCCGAGGGTGGCGTACCCGCTGGGGCTGCTCGCGTGCCTGTTCATCTACATCGCCTACATCAAGTGGCACTGGGCCTCGGCCACCCAGGCCTTCCTCAGCATCACCGAGGCAGCGGCGGGGGCACGGCGGGGCCAGCAGGCCCACAGCCCCCCGGGGGCAGCCGCGCGCGCGCACGAGGTCTTCTACGGCATCATGTTCGACGCGGGCAGCACCGGCACCCGTGTGCACATCTTCCAGTTCACGCGGCCGCACGGAG AAACTCCCACCTTGACCCGTGAAACCTTCAGAGCACTGACGCCAGGGCTTTCTGCTTACGCTGATGACGTTGAAAAG AGCGCCCCGGGGATCCAGGAGCTGCTGGGCGTGGCCAAGCGGGACATCCCCTCCGGCCTCTGGCAGGCCACACCCCTGGTCCTCAGGGCCACAGCTGGGCTGCGTCTGCTGCCAGGAGAAAAGGCTCAGAAGCTGCTGCAGAAG gtTAAAGAAGTGTTCGAGGCATCGCCGTTCCTCGTGGGCACCGACTGTGTTTCCATCATGAACGGCACGGACGAAG GCGTTTCGGCCTGGATCACAGTCAACTTCCTCACAG GCGGTCTCAGAGCCCCCGGGAGGGGCAGCGTGGGCACGCTGGACCTGGGCGGAGGGTCCACTCAGATCACCTTCCTCCCGAGAGTCGAG GGCACCCTCCAGACCTCCCCGCCCGGCTACCTGACGTCCCTGCAAATGTTCAACAGGACCTACAAGCTCTATTCCTACAG CTACCTGGGCCTCGGCCTGATGTCGGCGCGGCTGGCGGTCCTGGGCGGCAAGGAGGGGAAGCCTG CTGAGGATGGAGAGGAGTTGGTCAGCCCTTGTCTGTCTCCGGGTTTCAGAGGAGAGTGGTCACACGCCGAGATAACCTACAGGGTCTCAGGACAGAAGGCAG CGGGGAACCTCTATCAGCTGTGTGCCGCCCGAGTGTCCGAAATCCTTCGAGACAAAGTGCACAGGACGGAGGAAGCGAAGGACGTGGACTTCTATGCCTTTTCCTACTATTACGATCTCGCAGCAAACGTCGGCCTCATAG ACGCAGAGAAGGGGGGCAGCCTGGTCGTCGCAGATTTTGAGATTGCAGCCAAGTACG TGTGCCGGACGGCGGAGGCCCAGCCTCCCCACAACCCCTTCCTGTGCCTGGACCTCACCTACGTCAGCCTCCTGCTGCGGGAGTTCGGCTTCCCGAGGGACAAGGAGCTGAAG TTGACCCAGAAGATTGATAACGTTGAGaccagctgggccctgggggcCACCTTCCATTACATCGACTCCCTGAGCAGATGGAAGAGCCCAACTTCATAG